The uncultured Subdoligranulum sp. genomic sequence GGCGGGCAGCTTCCTGATGCTGGTCTTTATGGTGATCCAGCTGGCCGGGTCGGTGGGGACCTATCCGCTGGAACTGTCCGGCTCCTTCGTGAAGTATCTCCATGACTGGGTGCCCTTCACCTACACCGTCACCGCCTTCCGCCGTGCCATCTGCGGCGGCGAGAGCGTGCGGGGCTGCCTTGTCTACCTGGCCGTCTGGCTGGTGGTCTTTACCCTGCTGACCATTGTGGTGTTCACGGTGCGGGCACGGCGCATCCGGGCGGAAAAGCCCACCCTGATGGTCTGGCTGGAGGCACACCGGCTGGCCTGAACCCTTTGTTTTCCTTTGTCCCGTTCCATGGAGCCCCATGGAGCGGGACTTTTTTCGGCCCGGAAACTTGCATAAGAAATGCCCGGCAATATCGTGCAGACTGTTCCTTGACCCATGGGGGAAAAGCGTCTACACTGAAACCAGGAAAGAATGGCCGGGCGGGGAACTGCCGCCCGCAGACAAGGAGGAAACCCATGAAACAGGCCGTCCGACGCTATCTCTGGCTGATCCTCTGCGGGGCGGTGCTGGCTGTCTGTGCCGCGGTGCTGGTGGTGCTGCGGGGCGACCCCGACACGGGCGCCCTGCCCCGGGACCGGGACACCGAATTTGCCCATGGTTCGGGCATCGTGCTGGAGGACGCCACCGCCCTGCAGCGGGATTCCCTTTACAAGCTGGCCAAGGTGTGGGGGTATGTGAAATACCGCCACCCCTCGGTCATCGGCGGGCAGGTGAACTGGGACGCCGAGCTGTTCCGGGTGATGCCCCGGGTCTTGCAGGCGGCGGATGAGGAGGCCGTCAACGCCGTGCTGGCGGACTGGCTGAAGCAGTTCCCCTTCACCCCGGCCACCGCCGAGGAGGCCCTGCCCGAACTGGAGATGCTGGACACCGCCCCCGGCACCCAAAACCCAATGGACTGGATCTCCCACCGGGCATTTCTCGGCGAAGAACTGTGCGGGTATCTGGAAGACCTCTCCCGCACCCATGTGTCGGACTGGACCTGCGGCTATGCCTCCCGGGGGGAGGGCGTGGTGGACTTTTCCCACGAAGACCCCCGGCCGGATTTTGACGGCACCGACGCGGGGGTGCGGCTGCTGGGAGCCTTCCGGTTCTGGAATGCCTTCGCCTGGTTTTCCCCCAACGTGGACATCACCCGGACGGACTGGGACGACGCTTTGCGCGGCGCCATCGACGATATGGTGGCGGCCAAGGACCGTACCGGCTACGAGCGGGCGCTGGCGCGGCTCACCGCCCAAACCGGCGACGGCCATGTGATGCTGGAAACCCCCGACATGGGCCTTTTGCGGTATTACGGCCGCTACTGGCTGCCCTGCACCTTCCTGTCCATTGACGGGGAGGTGGTGGTGAAAGCGGTGCCGGACGACTGCACCGCCCTGCGCCCCGGCGACGTGCTGCTGGCGGTGGACGGCATGACGATGGCCGACCGCATCGCCGAGCTCAGCGAATACTTCCCGCTGCCCGAACCGGACAAGTTCGTCAACGTGCTGGCCTATCCCCTCATGAGCGCGGCGGGAAAGACTTCCCGGGTGACTTTGCGCCGGGACGGCACCGAACAGACGGTGGAGGTGGCCAACCGCACCGAGGTGTACGGCGGCCCCGCCCGCCCCGGCAGCGGCCTGATGGAGGACGGGCGCATCGGCTACATCGCCCCCGGCACCCTGAAGGAGGGGGAGCTGCAAGCGCTGATGACCGACTTCGCCGGCACCGACGGCCTGGTGGTGGATCTGCGGCAGTATCCCGCGGTGGACCTGCGGTTTTTGCTGCCCGAATATCTGAATCCCGCCCCCACCGAATTTACCATTCTGGAACTGCCCAGCCTGGCCGACCCGGGGCGGTTCTTCCAGATCCCCTACAGCAGCGGCGCCGGGACGATGGCCGCGCTGGGACTGGCCGACGGGACCGCCGCCTTCCCGCTGTACACCGGGCAGGTGGTGGTGCTCATGGACGAGACCAGCCAGAGCCAGGCGGAGTACACCATCATGTCGGTGCGGCAGGCCCCCGGCGCGGTGGTGGTGGGCAGCCCCTCGGTGGGGGCGGACGGCAACGCCGTCTATATCAAACTGCCCGGCGGATGCCGCACCCGGTTCACCGCCCTGGGGGTGCTGACCCCCGAGGGCGGGCAGACCCAGCGGGTGGGACTGCAGCCCGATGTGCTGTGCACCCCCACCGTGGCGGGCATCGCCGCGGGCCGGGACGAACTGCTGGAAAAGGCGGTGGAACTCATCGAAGCCGGCTGACCCCGGCTCCACAAATTTTCCTGGAAACGCCAGCAGGCGGAGGACTTTCAGTCTTCCGCCTGCTGTTTTTTCTCTTTGTCCGCGCTCTCGGGAATGGGCATGACGATGTCGATCTGGAACAGCTGCGCCTCGGTGGAAATTTCCAGGTTGCCGCCGTACTTCTCCACAATGCGCCGGATGCTCCGCATGCCGTAGCCGTGGTCCCCCCTGTTGTGCCGCTTGGTGGTCACCGGCAGGCCGTCCCGCATCTCCAGCGTGCCCTCAAAGTGGTTCTCCACATGGATGACCAGCATGCGGTTGGTGCTTTTCACCGACAGATGGATGAACCGCATGGCCGGGGGCAGCCCCATCTCGCACTCGATGGCGTTGTCCAGCATGTTGCCGAAGAGGGAATAGATGTCCATGATCTCCATGAACCGCATCTTCGCCCCGTCGGCGATGCAGGTGAACTGGATGTTGTGGGTGGCACAGTGCAGCCGCTTGTCGGTGAGCACCACGTCCAGCGTCTCGTTGCCGGTGCGCACCGCGCTGTTGTACAGGTTCACCGACTCCTCCAGGCTGTCCAGGTAGGCCGGGTCCACCTGGCCGGTCTCCCGCAGATGGCGGATCTGGTGCTTCAGGTCGTGACATTTGATGTTCAGCGCGTCGATGTTCTCCTTGGTCAGCCGGTACTGCCGCTGCTCCTCCGCCCACAGCGTCTGGATGGTGTTCAGCTCGGCCCGCTCCTTGGCCGCCGTCAGCGTCTGCACCTGCATCATCAGCATGAACAGATAGAAGACGATCTCCCCCAGGTTCAGCAGATTGTAGGAAAACAGGTTGTAGTGGGCGATCTCGGCGCTCTCGAAGTAGAAGATGGGGGTCAGGATGCAGACCAGCGTGAAGAGCAGCAGCGAGTTCTGCATGGGGATCTGCCCGCCGGAAAACCGGTGCATCTGCCGCTCCACCGTCAGGTGGATGAACAGGTAGACCAGCACAAAACTGCCCACGTAGAGCAGGATGTGGGGGATGGTGCCCTCCACAAAATAGGGGGCCAGCCGGGGATTCAGCCGGGCCAGCGACGCCGTCACCAGGAAGAGCCGGTCGGTGATGTACCAGGTCATGAACCCCGAGCCGAAATAGAACAGCATGTTCCAGATGCTCTCCTCATAGCAGAACATCAGCCCCGCCAGCATGACCACCAGCATGATGCCGGAAAACAGCGCCTCCAGCGGCAGGCTGCCGCCGTAGGTGTAGGCGAACACCAGGCAGAGCAGCCGCAGCACCACCAGCGACCCCGCCGCCCGCAGCCAGAAACGGGGCCGGGGCTTGCAGTGGCGGGCAAAGAGCAGGGTGCCCGCCAGAAACCCCAGCAGAATATCAAAAAATTTGAAGTGCACCAGCATGGCGTGCACAAAGGCCGGTGAAATCACGTCGAATGCCTCACTTCCGGCTGAAATAACTGGTGACGGCGCTGTAGAAGGCCTTGCGCCGCCGCTGGCTGATGGGCAGCCGGGTGCCCGCCACCAGCACGTCGCTGCCCTCCACCGAATCCACAAACCGCAGATTCACCAGGTGGGAGGTGCTGCACCGGGCAAAGTCGTAGGGGGCCAGCTGGGCCTCCACGTCGGACATCTTGCCCCAGGCGGTGAGA encodes the following:
- a CDS encoding S41 family peptidase, which gives rise to MKQAVRRYLWLILCGAVLAVCAAVLVVLRGDPDTGALPRDRDTEFAHGSGIVLEDATALQRDSLYKLAKVWGYVKYRHPSVIGGQVNWDAELFRVMPRVLQAADEEAVNAVLADWLKQFPFTPATAEEALPELEMLDTAPGTQNPMDWISHRAFLGEELCGYLEDLSRTHVSDWTCGYASRGEGVVDFSHEDPRPDFDGTDAGVRLLGAFRFWNAFAWFSPNVDITRTDWDDALRGAIDDMVAAKDRTGYERALARLTAQTGDGHVMLETPDMGLLRYYGRYWLPCTFLSIDGEVVVKAVPDDCTALRPGDVLLAVDGMTMADRIAELSEYFPLPEPDKFVNVLAYPLMSAAGKTSRVTLRRDGTEQTVEVANRTEVYGGPARPGSGLMEDGRIGYIAPGTLKEGELQALMTDFAGTDGLVVDLRQYPAVDLRFLLPEYLNPAPTEFTILELPSLADPGRFFQIPYSSGAGTMAALGLADGTAAFPLYTGQVVVLMDETSQSQAEYTIMSVRQAPGAVVVGSPSVGADGNAVYIKLPGGCRTRFTALGVLTPEGGQTQRVGLQPDVLCTPTVAGIAAGRDELLEKAVELIEAG
- a CDS encoding ATP-binding protein; the protein is MISPAFVHAMLVHFKFFDILLGFLAGTLLFARHCKPRPRFWLRAAGSLVVLRLLCLVFAYTYGGSLPLEALFSGIMLVVMLAGLMFCYEESIWNMLFYFGSGFMTWYITDRLFLVTASLARLNPRLAPYFVEGTIPHILLYVGSFVLVYLFIHLTVERQMHRFSGGQIPMQNSLLLFTLVCILTPIFYFESAEIAHYNLFSYNLLNLGEIVFYLFMLMMQVQTLTAAKERAELNTIQTLWAEEQRQYRLTKENIDALNIKCHDLKHQIRHLRETGQVDPAYLDSLEESVNLYNSAVRTGNETLDVVLTDKRLHCATHNIQFTCIADGAKMRFMEIMDIYSLFGNMLDNAIECEMGLPPAMRFIHLSVKSTNRMLVIHVENHFEGTLEMRDGLPVTTKRHNRGDHGYGMRSIRRIVEKYGGNLEISTEAQLFQIDIVMPIPESADKEKKQQAED